From the genome of Lineus longissimus chromosome 8, tnLinLong1.2, whole genome shotgun sequence, one region includes:
- the LOC135492405 gene encoding uncharacterized protein LOC135492405 isoform X2, whose amino-acid sequence MDGSNSSVESVLIRTKEDETPIVSATLDDCFSVDTQLEDEAKEKDSGEGNAEVKELPAITLPPKKLGPVQRLRRRILRFLNSHHVLIIICVLVVLDAAMVIGQLMIDLYIIREKFAKAEDSLFHLVGILRKDYPSIDSFQVNTIEDLLHAIEHGQQQHIRLTHDKQIAREAPVNENHAPSSENLLSESGLPRQMWNYKRKRDTSHRNRRKRKRGESRIRETFDDVTGAPIFSTSGEGRSQSSRNTLPTGSDSATPRINARVTTPIGATSNHRTTSLPHTAAVISHETNPPRGGAVNEDGGNSRDNGGHGVRLTGYTVPNVSMYSDNEPNQTDYSDSKLGNKTTCDCVFDGNSTDKCVCDHHDHLMMEIAHSFHLASLCILTLMTLEKFMKGLCVGEVFLKKKMEIFDSFVVVSSLILDIVFLQGIWSTAEKDAALFLVCLLPWRVIRIVNCFVMTMKQRHYIRMQLQKHARRKAQKKVKLFKKHLERLKRQIKSLKGLCRKHGAEEREINACAFVFTESRRRKSSLPVNAMSTMASLALIGVIGNDPHMPRQEADIEDVDLDTLDERDEDELDELAEVENELMPGIEEEPAYTNHNNHSVHMNGNCHRDRKVSTVSGTDSIEISCGSVSFDDSGSPTLERRNSNDSIVDIDLGAISDESYAETGESDGDNRKDDKILKSRRFSTTDFLYSSKKSFKKRNKKGK is encoded by the exons ATGGACGGCAGTAATTCTTCTGTGGAGTCTGTTCTGATACGAACCAAAGAGGACGAAACTCCCATAGTCAGCGCGACACTGGATGATTGTTTCTCTGTGGATACCCAGTTGGAAGATGAGGCAAAAGAGAAGGATTCTGGGGAGGGCAATGCTGAAGTGAAGGAGCTACCGGCGATAACGCTGCCTCCGAAGAAATTAGGCCCTGTCCAACG TCTCAGACGCCGGATACTTCGATTCCTCAACAGCCACCATGTCTTGATAATAATCTGTGTCCTGGTAGTCCTGGACGCCGCAATGGTTATAGGGCAGCTCATGATAGACCTTTACATCATAAGAG aaaaatttgCTAAAGCCGAAGATTCCCTTTTCCATCTTGTCGGTATACTGCGTAAGGACTACCCATCTATAGACAGCTTTCAAGTTAACACTATCGAAGACCTACTTCACGCTATCGAACACGGACAGCAACAACACATAAGGCTCACGCATGACAAGCAAATCGCGCGAGAGGCACCAGTGAACGAGAATCACGCGCCATCAAGTGAGAATTTATTGAGTGAATCTGGATTACCGCGACAGATGTGGAATTACAAACGAAAACGGGACACATCTCATCGGAATAGAAGAAAACGAAAACGAGGGGAAAGTAGAATTAGGGAGACgtttgatgacgtcactggTGCGCCCATTTTTTCAACGTCCGGGGAGGGGAGGTCTCAAAGTTCACGGAATACTTTACCGACTGGTTCTGATTCAGCTACGCCGAGGATAAATGCAAGGGTAACCACCCCTATTGGAGCTACTTCGAACCATCGGACTACCTCCCTTCCTCACACTGCCGCTGTGATAAGTCATGAAACAAATCCACCGAGAGGTGGTGCTGTAAACGAAGATGGTGGCAATTCTCGGGATAATGGCGGCCATGGTGTCCGTCTCACAGGTTATACTGTGCCTAATGTATCTATGTATAGTGATAACGAACCCAATCAAACGGATTACTCCGATTCGAAACTTGGGAATAAGACAACTTGTGATTGTGTGTTTGATGGTAATTCTACTGATAAGTGTGTCTGTGATCATCATGACCATCTAATGATGGAAATAGCCCACTCCTTTCATCTTGCAAGCTTATGTATATTGACGCTGATGACGTTAGAG AAATTTATGAAAGGATTGTGCGTGGGAGAGGTcttcttgaagaaaaaaatggag ATCTTTGATTCCTTCGTGGTGGTATCATCTCTCATTCTGGACATCGTCTTTCTACAAGGCATATGGTCTACAGCCGAGAAGGATGCTGCCTTATTTCTGGTGTGTCTTTTACCTTGGAGGGTCATACGTATAGtaaact GCTTTGTGATGACAATGAAGCAACGCCACTATATACGGATGCAACTACAGAAGCACGCCAGACGGAAAGCTCAGAAAAAAGTCAAACTCTTCAAGAAGCACTTAGAGAGATTGAAG CGCCAGATAAAGTCGCTGAAAGGTCTGTGCAGAAAACATGGGGCTGAGGAAAGAGAGATTAATGCATGTGCATTTGTATTTACTG AATCCCGCCGTCGCAAATCTAGTCTTCCGGTGAACGCCATGTCAACAATGGCATCCTTGGCTCTAATTGGTGTGATAGGCAACGATCCACACATGCCGCGACAAGAAGCAGATATCGAGGATGTTGACTTGGACACTTTGGATGAAAGGGACGAGGATGAGCTGGACGAATTGGCAGAG GTTGAAAATGAACTAATGCCGGGCATAGAAGAAGAACCAGCGTACACGAACCACAATAACCACAGTGTTCACATGAATGGAAACTGCCACAGGGACAGGAAGGTCTCCACGGTGTCTGGTACAGACAGCATCGAGATCAGCTGTGGGTCCGTCAGCTTTGATGACAGTGGTAGTCCTACATTGGAGAGGAG aaattCGAACGACAGCATTGTGGACATCGACCTTGGCGCAATCAGTGATGAGAGTTATGCAGAGACTGGTGAGAGCGATGGTGACAATCGCAAAGATGACAAGATATTGAAATCTCGGAGATTCTCTACGACAGATTTCCTTTATAGTAGCAAGAAG AGCTTTAAGAAACGcaacaagaaaggaaaatgA
- the LOC135492405 gene encoding uncharacterized protein LOC135492405 isoform X1: protein MEWHNTRRSIPYSGIRGPRRNFLKPKPQRLRWGPSKVFVVARCEPKSMELMKIADNINNRNARKAKLQQLRQKEPEQVTKIESLRRRILRFLNSHHVLIIICVLVVLDAAMVIGQLMIDLYIIREKFAKAEDSLFHLVGILRKDYPSIDSFQVNTIEDLLHAIEHGQQQHIRLTHDKQIAREAPVNENHAPSSENLLSESGLPRQMWNYKRKRDTSHRNRRKRKRGESRIRETFDDVTGAPIFSTSGEGRSQSSRNTLPTGSDSATPRINARVTTPIGATSNHRTTSLPHTAAVISHETNPPRGGAVNEDGGNSRDNGGHGVRLTGYTVPNVSMYSDNEPNQTDYSDSKLGNKTTCDCVFDGNSTDKCVCDHHDHLMMEIAHSFHLASLCILTLMTLEKFMKGLCVGEVFLKKKMEIFDSFVVVSSLILDIVFLQGIWSTAEKDAALFLVCLLPWRVIRIVNCFVMTMKQRHYIRMQLQKHARRKAQKKVKLFKKHLERLKRQIKSLKGLCRKHGAEEREINACAFVFTESRRRKSSLPVNAMSTMASLALIGVIGNDPHMPRQEADIEDVDLDTLDERDEDELDELAEVENELMPGIEEEPAYTNHNNHSVHMNGNCHRDRKVSTVSGTDSIEISCGSVSFDDSGSPTLERRNSNDSIVDIDLGAISDESYAETGESDGDNRKDDKILKSRRFSTTDFLYSSKKSFKKRNKKGK, encoded by the exons TGGTGGCAAGATGTGAACCGAAATCAATGGAGTTAATGAAAATAGCGGACAACATCAATAACAGAAATGCCAGGAAAGCAAAACTGCAGCAACTCCGACAAAAGGAACCTGAACAGGTAACGAAAATAGAAAG TCTCAGACGCCGGATACTTCGATTCCTCAACAGCCACCATGTCTTGATAATAATCTGTGTCCTGGTAGTCCTGGACGCCGCAATGGTTATAGGGCAGCTCATGATAGACCTTTACATCATAAGAG aaaaatttgCTAAAGCCGAAGATTCCCTTTTCCATCTTGTCGGTATACTGCGTAAGGACTACCCATCTATAGACAGCTTTCAAGTTAACACTATCGAAGACCTACTTCACGCTATCGAACACGGACAGCAACAACACATAAGGCTCACGCATGACAAGCAAATCGCGCGAGAGGCACCAGTGAACGAGAATCACGCGCCATCAAGTGAGAATTTATTGAGTGAATCTGGATTACCGCGACAGATGTGGAATTACAAACGAAAACGGGACACATCTCATCGGAATAGAAGAAAACGAAAACGAGGGGAAAGTAGAATTAGGGAGACgtttgatgacgtcactggTGCGCCCATTTTTTCAACGTCCGGGGAGGGGAGGTCTCAAAGTTCACGGAATACTTTACCGACTGGTTCTGATTCAGCTACGCCGAGGATAAATGCAAGGGTAACCACCCCTATTGGAGCTACTTCGAACCATCGGACTACCTCCCTTCCTCACACTGCCGCTGTGATAAGTCATGAAACAAATCCACCGAGAGGTGGTGCTGTAAACGAAGATGGTGGCAATTCTCGGGATAATGGCGGCCATGGTGTCCGTCTCACAGGTTATACTGTGCCTAATGTATCTATGTATAGTGATAACGAACCCAATCAAACGGATTACTCCGATTCGAAACTTGGGAATAAGACAACTTGTGATTGTGTGTTTGATGGTAATTCTACTGATAAGTGTGTCTGTGATCATCATGACCATCTAATGATGGAAATAGCCCACTCCTTTCATCTTGCAAGCTTATGTATATTGACGCTGATGACGTTAGAG AAATTTATGAAAGGATTGTGCGTGGGAGAGGTcttcttgaagaaaaaaatggag ATCTTTGATTCCTTCGTGGTGGTATCATCTCTCATTCTGGACATCGTCTTTCTACAAGGCATATGGTCTACAGCCGAGAAGGATGCTGCCTTATTTCTGGTGTGTCTTTTACCTTGGAGGGTCATACGTATAGtaaact GCTTTGTGATGACAATGAAGCAACGCCACTATATACGGATGCAACTACAGAAGCACGCCAGACGGAAAGCTCAGAAAAAAGTCAAACTCTTCAAGAAGCACTTAGAGAGATTGAAG CGCCAGATAAAGTCGCTGAAAGGTCTGTGCAGAAAACATGGGGCTGAGGAAAGAGAGATTAATGCATGTGCATTTGTATTTACTG AATCCCGCCGTCGCAAATCTAGTCTTCCGGTGAACGCCATGTCAACAATGGCATCCTTGGCTCTAATTGGTGTGATAGGCAACGATCCACACATGCCGCGACAAGAAGCAGATATCGAGGATGTTGACTTGGACACTTTGGATGAAAGGGACGAGGATGAGCTGGACGAATTGGCAGAG GTTGAAAATGAACTAATGCCGGGCATAGAAGAAGAACCAGCGTACACGAACCACAATAACCACAGTGTTCACATGAATGGAAACTGCCACAGGGACAGGAAGGTCTCCACGGTGTCTGGTACAGACAGCATCGAGATCAGCTGTGGGTCCGTCAGCTTTGATGACAGTGGTAGTCCTACATTGGAGAGGAG aaattCGAACGACAGCATTGTGGACATCGACCTTGGCGCAATCAGTGATGAGAGTTATGCAGAGACTGGTGAGAGCGATGGTGACAATCGCAAAGATGACAAGATATTGAAATCTCGGAGATTCTCTACGACAGATTTCCTTTATAGTAGCAAGAAG AGCTTTAAGAAACGcaacaagaaaggaaaatgA
- the LOC135492405 gene encoding uncharacterized protein LOC135492405 isoform X4 has product MHMWAVAEKNRVVSVVARCEPKSMELMKIADNINNRNARKAKLQQLRQKEPEQVTKIESLRRRILRFLNSHHVLIIICVLVVLDAAMVIGQLMIDLYIIREKFAKAEDSLFHLVGILRKDYPSIDSFQVNTIEDLLHAIEHGQQQHIRLTHDKQIAREAPVNENHAPSSENLLSESGLPRQMWNYKRKRDTSHRNRRKRKRGESRIRETFDDVTGAPIFSTSGEGRSQSSRNTLPTGSDSATPRINARVTTPIGATSNHRTTSLPHTAAVISHETNPPRGGAVNEDGGNSRDNGGHGVRLTGYTVPNVSMYSDNEPNQTDYSDSKLGNKTTCDCVFDGNSTDKCVCDHHDHLMMEIAHSFHLASLCILTLMTLEKFMKGLCVGEVFLKKKMEIFDSFVVVSSLILDIVFLQGIWSTAEKDAALFLVCLLPWRVIRIVNCFVMTMKQRHYIRMQLQKHARRKAQKKVKLFKKHLERLKRQIKSLKGLCRKHGAEEREINACAFVFTESRRRKSSLPVNAMSTMASLALIGVIGNDPHMPRQEADIEDVDLDTLDERDEDELDELAEVENELMPGIEEEPAYTNHNNHSVHMNGNCHRDRKVSTVSGTDSIEISCGSVSFDDSGSPTLERRNSNDSIVDIDLGAISDESYAETGESDGDNRKDDKILKSRRFSTTDFLYSSKKSFKKRNKKGK; this is encoded by the exons ATGCATATGTGGGCAGTTGCCGAAAAGAACAGGGTGGTGTCAG TGGTGGCAAGATGTGAACCGAAATCAATGGAGTTAATGAAAATAGCGGACAACATCAATAACAGAAATGCCAGGAAAGCAAAACTGCAGCAACTCCGACAAAAGGAACCTGAACAGGTAACGAAAATAGAAAG TCTCAGACGCCGGATACTTCGATTCCTCAACAGCCACCATGTCTTGATAATAATCTGTGTCCTGGTAGTCCTGGACGCCGCAATGGTTATAGGGCAGCTCATGATAGACCTTTACATCATAAGAG aaaaatttgCTAAAGCCGAAGATTCCCTTTTCCATCTTGTCGGTATACTGCGTAAGGACTACCCATCTATAGACAGCTTTCAAGTTAACACTATCGAAGACCTACTTCACGCTATCGAACACGGACAGCAACAACACATAAGGCTCACGCATGACAAGCAAATCGCGCGAGAGGCACCAGTGAACGAGAATCACGCGCCATCAAGTGAGAATTTATTGAGTGAATCTGGATTACCGCGACAGATGTGGAATTACAAACGAAAACGGGACACATCTCATCGGAATAGAAGAAAACGAAAACGAGGGGAAAGTAGAATTAGGGAGACgtttgatgacgtcactggTGCGCCCATTTTTTCAACGTCCGGGGAGGGGAGGTCTCAAAGTTCACGGAATACTTTACCGACTGGTTCTGATTCAGCTACGCCGAGGATAAATGCAAGGGTAACCACCCCTATTGGAGCTACTTCGAACCATCGGACTACCTCCCTTCCTCACACTGCCGCTGTGATAAGTCATGAAACAAATCCACCGAGAGGTGGTGCTGTAAACGAAGATGGTGGCAATTCTCGGGATAATGGCGGCCATGGTGTCCGTCTCACAGGTTATACTGTGCCTAATGTATCTATGTATAGTGATAACGAACCCAATCAAACGGATTACTCCGATTCGAAACTTGGGAATAAGACAACTTGTGATTGTGTGTTTGATGGTAATTCTACTGATAAGTGTGTCTGTGATCATCATGACCATCTAATGATGGAAATAGCCCACTCCTTTCATCTTGCAAGCTTATGTATATTGACGCTGATGACGTTAGAG AAATTTATGAAAGGATTGTGCGTGGGAGAGGTcttcttgaagaaaaaaatggag ATCTTTGATTCCTTCGTGGTGGTATCATCTCTCATTCTGGACATCGTCTTTCTACAAGGCATATGGTCTACAGCCGAGAAGGATGCTGCCTTATTTCTGGTGTGTCTTTTACCTTGGAGGGTCATACGTATAGtaaact GCTTTGTGATGACAATGAAGCAACGCCACTATATACGGATGCAACTACAGAAGCACGCCAGACGGAAAGCTCAGAAAAAAGTCAAACTCTTCAAGAAGCACTTAGAGAGATTGAAG CGCCAGATAAAGTCGCTGAAAGGTCTGTGCAGAAAACATGGGGCTGAGGAAAGAGAGATTAATGCATGTGCATTTGTATTTACTG AATCCCGCCGTCGCAAATCTAGTCTTCCGGTGAACGCCATGTCAACAATGGCATCCTTGGCTCTAATTGGTGTGATAGGCAACGATCCACACATGCCGCGACAAGAAGCAGATATCGAGGATGTTGACTTGGACACTTTGGATGAAAGGGACGAGGATGAGCTGGACGAATTGGCAGAG GTTGAAAATGAACTAATGCCGGGCATAGAAGAAGAACCAGCGTACACGAACCACAATAACCACAGTGTTCACATGAATGGAAACTGCCACAGGGACAGGAAGGTCTCCACGGTGTCTGGTACAGACAGCATCGAGATCAGCTGTGGGTCCGTCAGCTTTGATGACAGTGGTAGTCCTACATTGGAGAGGAG aaattCGAACGACAGCATTGTGGACATCGACCTTGGCGCAATCAGTGATGAGAGTTATGCAGAGACTGGTGAGAGCGATGGTGACAATCGCAAAGATGACAAGATATTGAAATCTCGGAGATTCTCTACGACAGATTTCCTTTATAGTAGCAAGAAG AGCTTTAAGAAACGcaacaagaaaggaaaatgA
- the LOC135492405 gene encoding uncharacterized protein LOC135492405 isoform X3 — translation MLFPLPFKSDGVTEGVQPESQVVARCEPKSMELMKIADNINNRNARKAKLQQLRQKEPEQVTKIESLRRRILRFLNSHHVLIIICVLVVLDAAMVIGQLMIDLYIIREKFAKAEDSLFHLVGILRKDYPSIDSFQVNTIEDLLHAIEHGQQQHIRLTHDKQIAREAPVNENHAPSSENLLSESGLPRQMWNYKRKRDTSHRNRRKRKRGESRIRETFDDVTGAPIFSTSGEGRSQSSRNTLPTGSDSATPRINARVTTPIGATSNHRTTSLPHTAAVISHETNPPRGGAVNEDGGNSRDNGGHGVRLTGYTVPNVSMYSDNEPNQTDYSDSKLGNKTTCDCVFDGNSTDKCVCDHHDHLMMEIAHSFHLASLCILTLMTLEKFMKGLCVGEVFLKKKMEIFDSFVVVSSLILDIVFLQGIWSTAEKDAALFLVCLLPWRVIRIVNCFVMTMKQRHYIRMQLQKHARRKAQKKVKLFKKHLERLKRQIKSLKGLCRKHGAEEREINACAFVFTESRRRKSSLPVNAMSTMASLALIGVIGNDPHMPRQEADIEDVDLDTLDERDEDELDELAEVENELMPGIEEEPAYTNHNNHSVHMNGNCHRDRKVSTVSGTDSIEISCGSVSFDDSGSPTLERRNSNDSIVDIDLGAISDESYAETGESDGDNRKDDKILKSRRFSTTDFLYSSKKSFKKRNKKGK, via the exons TGGTGGCAAGATGTGAACCGAAATCAATGGAGTTAATGAAAATAGCGGACAACATCAATAACAGAAATGCCAGGAAAGCAAAACTGCAGCAACTCCGACAAAAGGAACCTGAACAGGTAACGAAAATAGAAAG TCTCAGACGCCGGATACTTCGATTCCTCAACAGCCACCATGTCTTGATAATAATCTGTGTCCTGGTAGTCCTGGACGCCGCAATGGTTATAGGGCAGCTCATGATAGACCTTTACATCATAAGAG aaaaatttgCTAAAGCCGAAGATTCCCTTTTCCATCTTGTCGGTATACTGCGTAAGGACTACCCATCTATAGACAGCTTTCAAGTTAACACTATCGAAGACCTACTTCACGCTATCGAACACGGACAGCAACAACACATAAGGCTCACGCATGACAAGCAAATCGCGCGAGAGGCACCAGTGAACGAGAATCACGCGCCATCAAGTGAGAATTTATTGAGTGAATCTGGATTACCGCGACAGATGTGGAATTACAAACGAAAACGGGACACATCTCATCGGAATAGAAGAAAACGAAAACGAGGGGAAAGTAGAATTAGGGAGACgtttgatgacgtcactggTGCGCCCATTTTTTCAACGTCCGGGGAGGGGAGGTCTCAAAGTTCACGGAATACTTTACCGACTGGTTCTGATTCAGCTACGCCGAGGATAAATGCAAGGGTAACCACCCCTATTGGAGCTACTTCGAACCATCGGACTACCTCCCTTCCTCACACTGCCGCTGTGATAAGTCATGAAACAAATCCACCGAGAGGTGGTGCTGTAAACGAAGATGGTGGCAATTCTCGGGATAATGGCGGCCATGGTGTCCGTCTCACAGGTTATACTGTGCCTAATGTATCTATGTATAGTGATAACGAACCCAATCAAACGGATTACTCCGATTCGAAACTTGGGAATAAGACAACTTGTGATTGTGTGTTTGATGGTAATTCTACTGATAAGTGTGTCTGTGATCATCATGACCATCTAATGATGGAAATAGCCCACTCCTTTCATCTTGCAAGCTTATGTATATTGACGCTGATGACGTTAGAG AAATTTATGAAAGGATTGTGCGTGGGAGAGGTcttcttgaagaaaaaaatggag ATCTTTGATTCCTTCGTGGTGGTATCATCTCTCATTCTGGACATCGTCTTTCTACAAGGCATATGGTCTACAGCCGAGAAGGATGCTGCCTTATTTCTGGTGTGTCTTTTACCTTGGAGGGTCATACGTATAGtaaact GCTTTGTGATGACAATGAAGCAACGCCACTATATACGGATGCAACTACAGAAGCACGCCAGACGGAAAGCTCAGAAAAAAGTCAAACTCTTCAAGAAGCACTTAGAGAGATTGAAG CGCCAGATAAAGTCGCTGAAAGGTCTGTGCAGAAAACATGGGGCTGAGGAAAGAGAGATTAATGCATGTGCATTTGTATTTACTG AATCCCGCCGTCGCAAATCTAGTCTTCCGGTGAACGCCATGTCAACAATGGCATCCTTGGCTCTAATTGGTGTGATAGGCAACGATCCACACATGCCGCGACAAGAAGCAGATATCGAGGATGTTGACTTGGACACTTTGGATGAAAGGGACGAGGATGAGCTGGACGAATTGGCAGAG GTTGAAAATGAACTAATGCCGGGCATAGAAGAAGAACCAGCGTACACGAACCACAATAACCACAGTGTTCACATGAATGGAAACTGCCACAGGGACAGGAAGGTCTCCACGGTGTCTGGTACAGACAGCATCGAGATCAGCTGTGGGTCCGTCAGCTTTGATGACAGTGGTAGTCCTACATTGGAGAGGAG aaattCGAACGACAGCATTGTGGACATCGACCTTGGCGCAATCAGTGATGAGAGTTATGCAGAGACTGGTGAGAGCGATGGTGACAATCGCAAAGATGACAAGATATTGAAATCTCGGAGATTCTCTACGACAGATTTCCTTTATAGTAGCAAGAAG AGCTTTAAGAAACGcaacaagaaaggaaaatgA